The Effusibacillus pohliae DSM 22757 genome segment TTTAAACGATCGGGAGGGAGTGTAGTTGGAGTTTGTCACGATTCAGGAGCTGGCTCGCATGACCGGCGTCTCGACAGCCACGATTCGTCTTGACATAAAATCGGGTAAACTGCCCGTGGCGGATCAGGGCAAGCGGGGAAGGGGCAACCCGACGCGGATCCGGATCGAAGATCTGGCGGCCGCCGACCGGGCTCAATATCGGCAGCTTGCCCGCCGGTTCTTGGAGAGCGGGACCTTGCAGCCGCTTGCCGAGGAACAGGAAAAAGAGAGGTTCAGCGTCAACGAGTTGGCCCTGCGCACAGGATTGTCGCCGCAGGTGGTGCGCAAAGACATCATCGACGGCAAACTGAAAGCGGAAGGCGGCGGCAGGCGGGGCAGTCCTTATTACATCCCGGCAGAGAACCTGGCGAACGCCGAACGGATTGAGTACCGTCGTTTGGCGGAGAGCCAGCGGTCGACGGGCGATGAAATGTTGGAGAAACTGCAAAGCGAAGTCTGTCTGCTGAAAAAGGAAGTCGAGCGGCTGAAAGAACGGTTGCAAGCGTTCGAAAGCCAAACGGTGGCCAGCCAGACGGCGGCAGCTAGCCAAACAAACGCGGCAAACGGCGGCCCGGAATTGGCCAACGGTGACCCGCAAATCGCCCATTCAGCCAACGGCAAGCCGGGAAGGATCGTTGAGGTCGAAATCGACTCGGTGGTGCTGCCCCATATTTTTCAGGGGTATTATGTGAGTGACGAGAAGTTGAAGCGCTTGAAAACCAAGGTACAGAACGGCGAACCACTGGATTGTATCCAGATCCGCCGGTTGGACGACGGATCTTACGTGCTGCGGCGCGGAATCGCCCAGTATCATGTGGCGCGGGAACTCGGGTTGACCAGCCTGCCTGCATACGTCGAGAGTTCTGAAGAATAAGAACAGTCCCTTCTTTTCAGAGAAGGGACTGTTTTCTGCTAGATCCAGGATACGCTTTGTTCCGGGCGGTCATCTCATATCGGCAGTTGCTTACATCAAGTATCGAAGATACACATATACAGTGCTGATCAGGATCGACAGGATCATCAGCGGAAATCCGATCCACAAAAATTTCAGGAACGAAATGGGCTGCCCCTCTTTCGCCGCCAGTCCGGCGACGATCACGTTGGCACTGGCGCCGATCAGGCTGCCGTTGCCGCCTAGACAGGCTCCCAGCGCCAGGCTCCACCACAGCGGCTCCAGATTGGCAAGCCCCATCGTCCCCATTTCTTTGATCATCGGGATCATCGTTGCCACAAACGGAATGTTGTCGACGAACGCGGATGCGATGGCGCTCAGCCAGAGGATCAGCATCGCTGTTGCCGTCAAGTTACCTCCCGTTAAATCGATGGCCTGCTGCGCCATAGTGGAGATGACGCCCGTTTCCATCAAACCGGAGACGAGGGCGAACAGCCCGATGAAAAAGAAGATCGTGGTCCATTCGACTTTCGCCAGCGAATCCTCCAGTTCGTGCTCACCCGTCAGCATCAGCAGCAGAAATGCGCCAAACAGCGCCACGGTTGCCGATTCCAGATGCAGCAGCTGGTGCAAAAAGAACCCGCCGATCGTGACAGCCAGCACGAACAGGCATTTTTTCAGCAAGCGGATGTCTGTCAGTTCGTCTTTTGCGTTCAACTCCATGATGCTCGCTTGAAATTCTTTCGCCGTTTGAATTTGCTTCCGGTAGAACACGACCAGGATCGCAATCGTCACCAGCAAAATCAGGGCTGAGACGGCTGCCAGGTTGGCGATAAAGTCCATGAAACTCAATTCAGTCACGGCGCTGCCGATCATGATGTTCGGCGGATCGCCGATCAGCGTGGCCGTTCCTCCGATATTGGAGGCGAGGATCTCGCTGATCAAAAACGGGATCGGCGGTACGCGCAACTGCCGGGTGATGCTGAATGTGACCGGGACCATCAGCAGCACGGTCGTCACATTGTCGAGCAACGCGGATGCCACCGCGGTGATCAGGCTGAGCGAGATGAAAATTTTCACCGGGTCGCCATTTGCCCGCTTGGCGGAAAGAATTGCCAAATATTTGAACAATCCTGTTTTCCCCGTGACGGTGACGATGATCATCATCCCGACGAGCAATCCGAGCGTATTGAAGTCGATATGATGCAGGGCCGTCTCCTGGTCGACGATGCCGACGACCACCATCAGAATCCCGCCTGCCATTGCGACGATCGTGCGGTGGATTTTTTCGCTGATGATCAGCGCATAGGTGAGCAAAAAGATGCCGATTGCCAAAATCGCTTGCTGTTCCATCAAGTTCCTCCTCAAAAACAAAATCTGCCACAGCGGATTTTACGCCGATCCGCCAGGACCCGGTTGATTTTCGGCAAGCACCCCCAGTTTTCTTGCGACCCAGCCGGTGGTGCTCGCTTGCAAGACGATCGTGATCAGGATCGCCAGAAACGTTACGGCGGCGATTGCATCCAGATGGGCAATCCCCGTGCCGGCCAGGATTCCCAGCAGGGCGGCCGGAATCACGCCGGTTTCCCGCACCCAAAACATAAACGCGATTTCATTCCATTTCCACTTGGCTTTCCGATCTGGCAGAGTGCAGGCCAGGACAGTCAGCGGCCGCGCCAGCAACATGAAGACGGCGATCACAGCGAGGCCTGGATACAGGTAGGCCGCCAGCGTTGCAAAATTGACCTGTGTGCCCAGCAAAACAAAAATCAGCATGCGCATCATCAACGTGATTCCTTCATAAAAATGGCCCACTGCATTCAATTTTTCATCGTTTACGGGCAGGCGGAGCGAATGGTGATTGCCCAAGATCACGCCGGACACAAAAGTGGCCATAAATCCGGACAGGTGAAGCTGATCGGCGATCGCATAAGAGGCGATGGCGGAAGCTGTATAGGCGACAGCAGGATACTCCCGGAAAAATCCGAACCGGGTTTCCGACATGAACAGCGCCGTCAGCCAGCCGGCTACCAAGCCGACGACAACGCCGCCAAGCGCCGATCTGAAAAACTCGGCCACACTGTCCGCCAACGAGAATGTTTGCGTCCCCATCGCCAAACCCAGCACGGTGAAGGTGAGAATGGAACCGGTTGCATCGTTGAACGCGCTTTCGCTCTCCACCGTTTGCTTGATCCGCTCATCAATCGGCACCTGGCGAAAAACGGGAATCAGTGTAGCCGGATCTGTCGACGCGATAATGGCCGCCAACAACCATGCGTAAATGATCGGCAATTTCAGCAAGTACATCGCTGCCGCCGCCGTAACGGCGGCTGTGATAACGACACCCGGAACGGCCAGCAGCAGGATGGTCGGCCAAACGTGCTTCAGCACTTGAAAGCTGATCGCCCGCCCTCCGTCAAACAGAATCAAAGCGGCTCCCAATGTGACAATGAATTGGTCGGCGGTCGATTCAGCCGGCAAAAGGATGATATGCAGCAAGGGCCCGGCCAATACGCCGGCCAGTATGTAAATGGCCACATCCGGTATCTTCAGGTGCTGGGCCAATTTACCCGAAAACATTCCGGTTACGAAGACGATCGCAATGATCCAGAAAACCTTATGTACCTCCAACACTGCCGTCGATTCCATGCTGCGACTTCCCTTCTCCGGTAGATTTGCTACCTCCAATATACCACAGCACGTGTAGAATGGAGAAATTTCGTCCACACTTTACAAATAGGCAAGGATCGGTTATGATTTGATATCGAGAATCATTTTCAATTATTTGAAGGTGGGCGTATGCTTGTCGAGAAGCGGATCGAGAAACTGGTGGAACAATTCCTGCTTCCGCCTGACGCAACGGGCAAGATAGCGGTACTGCCTGCATTCGGCAGTTTTAGCGCGGAAAAGTGCCTGAACCATGTTTTGGCAAATTGGTCGTTCTCGGCGCCTGTTCTGTCGCAGGCGTTGCGCAGCATGTCGGGAGAGGTCTGGATCAGCGCACAAACATTCGCCCGTGTTGGGGACCTGTTTCGTTCTGTGGTGCTGCTGGAGACGGTCGAGGACTGCCGGAACATGACCCAGAATGACTTGGTACATATGCTGTGCGCGGTGGTGGACGAGATCGAAATGGAACTCGAGTCGCTTCGGCAAGAGGGAGTTGAATTGGCTGCCTTCGACGATTTTTTAACCGTTTAGAAGCCTGTTACACATATTCGAGAGGAGCTTGATCGATATGGCAAGACGAACTGGAGCCAAACACAAACTGTGCAGACAAGTGGGGTATCCGCTGTGCGGGCTGGCCAAATGCCCGGCGCACAAACGCCCCTATCCGCCGGGGCAACATGGGCCGACGAAACGGGCAAAACGCAGCGAGTATGGGATCCAACTGTTGGAGAAGCAGAAGCTGCGCTACATTTACGGGGTTCAGGAGAAGCAGTTTCGCCGCTATTACGAGGAGGCAGCGCGGCGGAAAGGCATCACCGGCGCCAATCTGTTTGAGCTGCTGGAGACTCGTTTGGACAATATTGCCTACCGCCTGGGATTCGCCCGGACGCTCGACGGCGCCCGCCAGCTTGTCACGCACGGCCACGTGACGGTCAACGGAAAACGGGTGAACATCCCCTCGTACTCGGTGAAAGTGGGGGAGACCATCGGCCTGACCGAAAAAGGCCGCGAACTGCAAGTGGTGAAAGAAAGCCTGGAAAATCGGCCGGTGCTGCCGCCGTACCTGTCGTTTGACGAAACGACGCTGACCGGCGTACTGACCCGCAAACCGGAACGGACCGAAATCCCGGTCGACGTGAACGAAACGCTGATCGTGGAGTTCTATTCGCGTTAATCGTGAAACAAAATCGAGCGATTCCACATGAAGTGACTTGAAATTCTGGCAACCCATTGTGTCGGAGAAATAAAAGCCCGGTAGGATATCTCCATGATATCGTTCCGGGCTTTTTGTTCGAAAAAACCTATGGGCACAAAACAAAATGTTTGGAGTAAATAGTCAGATAAGGAAAAGCAGTCAATTATTTTATTTTCCACGAACGCAAACTCGATGAAATCAAAGCGATGACTTATCACTTGAACCGGGGGAGCGGGGCGATCGCGACCTGTCACAAAATGGCCCGTTTATGCCCCCACGACCGACAGCACAGGTTTCTCCGGCGGCGGGGCGGACAGTTCCTTCACCGATTGGACGCCGATGTCGTCCAGCAGGATCTGCAGTTCTTTTTCATACGAGCAGCGGGCAGCTCCCTTGCTGATCTCGAGCAGGCGCAACGCGCGTGCCCGTTTTTGTTCGCGTGCCCATTTTTGGTACGCCTGGTTGTTGACGTCGCGGATCTTCTTGTGTTCCGGGCTGACGATGACGCTCACCTGGTCCACGTTGACGATGCGCACCGTTCCTTGTTCATCCATAAACCCCAGCGCGTAAAACCGGTTGCCTGTATAATCCACGCGGGTGATCACCGCATTGGCAAAAGACGTGCCGTCCGCCAGCGTGATTGAAGCCGCTTCGATGCACCCGCCGATCTCCTTCGTTTTTTCCAATCCGTTGTAAAAATCGATCCAACCGAACAAGTTCATGTTGCCCCCCTGACTCGGTAATGAGAATCAATATCATTTTCCAATATTCTAGCAGGAACAGCGCGGATTGTATATCCTCAGAAAAAATTGGCAAATCTGCTAGGGAGATGTTTCTGGAAAGGAGCAGAGTCATGAATCCGTCTGAACAACTGATCCGGCTGGCGGAAGGGCAAAAGCGGAATATGGAGCATTTCGTCGAGCATATGCAAGTGATTCTCCATCATGTAGAAGACAATCTGACGAAAGAACTGCTTTCCCATCTGGTTGAAGAAGAAGAAGAGCGGGCGGCCGCGATCACCGAACTGATCGAACGTTTGCGCGAGTGGCAAACGGACGGTGCTGCTGGCGCTGGAAGCGCGGGTGCAGCAGAAGACGGTCGGTCGGTCGGCGCCGATGCTGTTCAATCGACCGGCGGCGACCGGCGGTTGACCGTCGGCAGCCTGATTCAATATTAGTCCAATTCCATATTTAGCGATTGACCAGGGAGGAGCTTTCCATGGCGACAGTGCGTGTGTTTGATGCGGATATGCCGTTGACCGGCGATGAGCTTGAGCGTTTGCAAAACGTGGTGATCGAAGCCGCCAGGCGGCAGTTGGTGGGCAGACGGATCCTGGAGTTGTACGGCCCGTTGGGAGCCGGCATGCAAGGAGTTCCGGCCGACCGGTTTGATCATGTCGAACTCGCCGCAGTTGATCAGCTCGGCGAGGAAGAACAGGATGCGTTTGGCACCGGCCGGCGGGTGCAACTGACGATCCCCATTTTGTACAAGGATTTTATTTTGCATTGGCGGGATATTGAATTGGCGAGACAACTGGGCTCGGAGATCGATTTCAGCGCGGCGGCTGGCGCGGCGTCGGTTGTGGCCGCGAAAGAGGATGACCTGATTTTTAACGGGAATCAGGAGTTTGGCATCGAAGGCTTGACCAACGCAACCGGGCGGCTGACCCACCTGATCGAGGATTGGACGGAATCGGGCAGGGCGTATTCGGATGTGGTGCAAATGACGACCAAATTGATCGAAAACGGGCAGTTCGGTCCCTACGCGATGGTCGTACACCCGGCCCTGTACGCAAAAATGCTGCGGGTGCATCAAGGCACCAACGTGCTGGAGATCGAGCATATCCGCGAGCTGGTGACGGCGGGCGTCTACCAATCGCCGGTGATTAAGGAAAACAGCGGTGTCATCGTGTCGGTGGGCAGGCAGAATTTTGATCTTGCAATCGCGGAAGATCTGTCTGTTTCCTATCTGGGAGCGGAACGAATGAATTACCCGTTCCGGGTGTTCGAATGCCTGGTACCCCGGGTGAAGCGGCCGCACTCCATCTGTTCGTTCTCCACATAGTTTTGAATAATTATAAATAAGAAGGTATTCCAGATTGAGATTTTTCCTCAATTGGTATACAATAACTGTGGGGAGACGACCCCACAACTACATATCAGAGGAGGGAATGGCAAATGCCAAAAGGTGCAACCGAGACGAAAACCTTGAAAGTCGGCGACAAGGCGCCTGATTTCACTTTGAAGGCGCACGGCAACCGGACCATCACCTTGTCCGACTACCTTGGCAAGAAAAACGTATTCATCGCGTTCTATCCCCTCGACTGGACGCCGGTCTGAGGTGCCCAGATGCCTTCGTACGAGGACGATCTGTCCAAGTTCGAAGAGTATGATACCCAAGTTTTGGGTATTAGCGTAGACAGCATTCCGAGCCATGAAGCATGGCAGAAATCGATCGGCGGCATTTCCTATCCGCTGTGCTCCGATTTCTATCCGCACGGGGAAGTGTCGAAAAAATACGGCGTGCTCCGGGAAGACCCGAACGCACCGGCGTATGGCGCAAGCGAGCGGGCATTGTTCATCATTGACAAAGAGGGGATCATCCGCTTTATCGATGTTCACCCGATCGACAAACAGCCGGATAACGAAGAACTGTTCGATGTCCTGCGCAAAATCAACAGCTAACGCGTGCAGCTTTTGCACGTACAAGCCGAAGAAGAGCATATGCAGTGCATATGCTCTTCTTTGCTACCTTTTGTACGGAATATGCTGCAACGCTTCGCGTCACTTTGATGGGAATAGTATGGGAGGTGTCTGAAGATGGAAATGTCGCGGAAAGCGATTCCCTATACGCCGAATCCATTGGCCCTCAAGGATATGACGATCATGATCGTCTCCACGGCGGGCGCTCACCTGAAAGAGCAGGATCCGTTTGATACGGCGGGGGATGTGACCTACCGGGTGATTCCCGGCGATGTGAAGGCGGAAGATTTCACGGTTACGCACGGCGCTCCGAAGGAGCATTACAACACGGATGAACCGAAGAAAGACATCAACTGCATTTTTCCGATCGACCGGCTGCGCGAACTGGCCGCGGAAGGGTTTATCAAAGGTGTGGCGGAAAAGCATATCTCGATGATGGGCTACGCGATGCGGCTGAATCAGATCAACCAGGAAACGGTGCCGGCGATCGCGAAAGAAGTTACCCGTTCCAAAGCCGATGCTGTTCTTTTGACAGCCGGCTGACCCCTCTGCCATCGTACCGTGGTCACGGTACAAAGGGCGATCGAGTCGCAAGGTATCCCGACAGTGCTGATCACGCTCGATCCGGAACAATCCGGTCTGATGCGCCCGCCGCGGGCGATTCACCCGGAAGGGTTCAGATTCGGGCATTCCACCGGAAAACCGTTCGACAAGGAAACCCAGACAGCGGTGGTGAAAGCGGCGCTTGAGCAGCTTGTGATCAAACAGGAGCCGGGACAGATTCACAGCCTGCAGTTTCCGGGGTATCAATAATTTGAGAACGCATGGGACAATTCGAAAACGGGCCTGCGTAATATCTTGTTTCAAAGATTAACGCTGGCCCGTTTCGGTTTTGCCGTTTGTTTGATTGTCCAAGTGTTGAATGGGCGGATCCAGAGGATCTCAAACGGTTATTTTGCTAGAAAATTCGAGAAAAACAGAGAGAGTGCATGGCCAATCGGAAAAACGAAAAAAAACAAAAATGCAAACGCTTGCATGAAACGGCCGGTTCCCCTATAATTCTTGTTGAGAAGTGGCACAATGATAACTTTTTACGTGGCAGACGGTGACCTGTCTGCTTTGGATGAATGCAAACGATTGCCTGCTTGTGGCGTGGTTTGCAAAGTCCGGTCTAGTCCAGTTCTAGAAAGGGGAGTCATGCATTGAACAAGATGAAAAAAATGTTGGGATTGACAATGGCGGCCTCATTAGCCCTCACCGGTTTGGTTGGGTGTTCTGGTTCGCAGTCGGCGGGGCAGCCGCAACAGGCACCCCAAAACACTCCGGTCACACTGAAATTCTGGAACACCATGGATCCCTCGGAAACGAAGGTTTTGCAAACGATTGTTGACGATTTTATGAAACAGAATCCGAATATCAAGATTGACATGCAGAATGTCCCGTTTTCTGACGCCCAGAGCAAGTTTAAAATTGCCGCACAGGCCGGCGACGGGCCCGATGTGTTGCGTTGCGAAATTGCCTGGACGCCGGAGTTTGCCGCACTGGGTTTGTTGAAGCCGATTGACGACAAAGTCTCCGAGGAAGACAAGAAAGATTACTTGCAGGCACCATTCAATTACAACGTGTATCAGGGCAAAATTTACGGAATTCCGCAAGTGACCGATGCGCCAGCCATGCTGTACAACAAACGGCTGTTAAAAGAAGCTGGTGTGGAACCTCCCAAAACGATGGAGGAGTTCAAGACAGCGGTGAAAAAATTGACTCAAAACGGTCATTACGGATTCTATCTGAGCGCCGATTCTTACTTCTTCCAACCGTTCCTGTATGCGTTTGGAGGCGGAACCATCACGGATTCAAAGGAAATTTTGATTAACAAGCCGGAATCGATTGAAGCTCTCAAATTTATGGTTGGTTTGAAAAACGATAAAGTCACACAAACGAATTTTGACTTTGCGAACCAGTACAAAAACATGATGACAGATTTTAAGGACGGGAAAGTGGCGATTATCTTTAACGGACCTTGGGCAACCGCCGATATTTTGACGGGCAAAGAGTTCCAGGATCCGTCCAATCTGGGAGTAGCGCCGATTCCCGCAGGACCGAAAGGACAAGGATCGCCTGTTGGGGGACACAACTATGTGATTGCAAGTTCTTCAAAATATCCGAATGAGGCTTACAAATTCATAGAATTTATGAACAAAAAAGAGAATCAGGTGAAACTTGCCAAGGAATTGCGGTTGTTACCGACCCGCAAATCGGCTTACGAGGATCCGGCTCTCAAGTCCGACCCGATTTTCGCAGGGTTTGCGGAACAGATGAAAGTAGCGAAAAACCGTCCCGTGATTCCGGAAGGCGGCCAGATTTTCAAGGATTTCACGCCGCAAATTGAAGCGGTGGTGGCAGGCAAGGCATCGCCGGAACAGGCGCTGAATAATGTGGCCGACGCGTGGACGAAGCTGTTGAAAAAATAATGAACCGGAGTGGGGAGGTTGTCTCTCCCCCCTCCTTTTCCACTTTTTTTGGGCATGAACCAGGGGTGCGGTTTGTGCCAGAAGGGGGTTTTACAAGTGAAATATATTCAGGCCATCAAGCAAAACAAGGTAGCTTACTTGTTTCTGTTGCCGGCCATGCTCGTGATGCTTTGCTTGGTGTTTATTCCGCTTGTTCAGGGAATTTATTACAGTCTAACCAATATTGATCAGTACAATATGGGGAACCGGTTTGTCAAAGCCAGTTATCGATTTATCGGATTGCAGAATTACATCTCGATTTTTTCCGGGGAAGGATTTGCGGAGTTTTCCAAAGTTTTTAGACAGACATTGATTTGGACGTTTGTCAACGTGTTTTTTCACTTTGTGATCGGATTGGGATTGGCGCTCCTCCTGAACCGACACGTTCGTGGCCGGGCGATCTATCGCACCCTATTGCTGATTCCTTGGGCGGTGCCTTCTTTTGTATCCGCGTTTGCCTGGCGTTGGATGTTCAACGGTCAATATGGTTTCATCAATCTGATGCTTGCAAAGCTGGGCCTGCAACCGATCCCCTGGTTGTCTGATCCGTTCTGGGCGATGACCGCGGTGATCATCACGAACATTTGGCTGGGATTTCCGTTTATGATGGTGACAATGCTTGGCGGGCTGCAATCGATATCCAAGGAATTATACGAAGCGGCTTATGTCGATGGGGCGAACCGTATCCAACAGTTTTTTCGCATCACATTGCCCCAGCTGCGCCCCACTATATTTGTAGCCACCTTGTTGGGAGTCATCTGGACGTTTAACATGTTTGCGGTGATTTATCTGATTACTGAAGGCGGGCCGTATAATTCGACGCAAATACTTGTCACTTATGCGTATAATAAAGCTTTCTCATCCTGGCAGTTGGGGGAAGCAACCACCTATGGAGTGATTATCCTGTCCATGCTCTTGGCGTTCAGTTTCTTTTATACCCGTCTTTTAAAAATGGAAAAGGAGCAGTAGGGGGAGCTGTATGGAACATCGAATTTCGAAAGCGGAACGTTTTTTTGTCCACCTGACCCTGATCTTGTTTGCTGTCATTTCT includes the following:
- a CDS encoding family 1 encapsulin nanocompartment shell protein, producing the protein MATVRVFDADMPLTGDELERLQNVVIEAARRQLVGRRILELYGPLGAGMQGVPADRFDHVELAAVDQLGEEEQDAFGTGRRVQLTIPILYKDFILHWRDIELARQLGSEIDFSAAAGAASVVAAKEDDLIFNGNQEFGIEGLTNATGRLTHLIEDWTESGRAYSDVVQMTTKLIENGQFGPYAMVVHPALYAKMLRVHQGTNVLEIEHIRELVTAGVYQSPVIKENSGVIVSVGRQNFDLAIAEDLSVSYLGAERMNYPFRVFECLVPRVKRPHSICSFST
- a CDS encoding ArsB/NhaD family transporter — encoded protein: MEQQAILAIGIFLLTYALIISEKIHRTIVAMAGGILMVVVGIVDQETALHHIDFNTLGLLVGMMIIVTVTGKTGLFKYLAILSAKRANGDPVKIFISLSLITAVASALLDNVTTVLLMVPVTFSITRQLRVPPIPFLISEILASNIGGTATLIGDPPNIMIGSAVTELSFMDFIANLAAVSALILLVTIAILVVFYRKQIQTAKEFQASIMELNAKDELTDIRLLKKCLFVLAVTIGGFFLHQLLHLESATVALFGAFLLLMLTGEHELEDSLAKVEWTTIFFFIGLFALVSGLMETGVISTMAQQAIDLTGGNLTATAMLILWLSAIASAFVDNIPFVATMIPMIKEMGTMGLANLEPLWWSLALGACLGGNGSLIGASANVIVAGLAAKEGQPISFLKFLWIGFPLMILSILISTVYVYLRYLM
- a CDS encoding extracellular solute-binding protein, with product MKKMLGLTMAASLALTGLVGCSGSQSAGQPQQAPQNTPVTLKFWNTMDPSETKVLQTIVDDFMKQNPNIKIDMQNVPFSDAQSKFKIAAQAGDGPDVLRCEIAWTPEFAALGLLKPIDDKVSEEDKKDYLQAPFNYNVYQGKIYGIPQVTDAPAMLYNKRLLKEAGVEPPKTMEEFKTAVKKLTQNGHYGFYLSADSYFFQPFLYAFGGGTITDSKEILINKPESIEALKFMVGLKNDKVTQTNFDFANQYKNMMTDFKDGKVAIIFNGPWATADILTGKEFQDPSNLGVAPIPAGPKGQGSPVGGHNYVIASSSKYPNEAYKFIEFMNKKENQVKLAKELRLLPTRKSAYEDPALKSDPIFAGFAEQMKVAKNRPVIPEGGQIFKDFTPQIEAVVAGKASPEQALNNVADAWTKLLKK
- a CDS encoding peroxiredoxin, producing MPKGATETKTLKVGDKAPDFTLKAHGNRTITLSDYLGKKNVFIAFYPLDWTPVUGAQMPSYEDDLSKFEEYDTQVLGISVDSIPSHEAWQKSIGGISYPLCSDFYPHGEVSKKYGVLREDPNAPAYGASERALFIIDKEGIIRFIDVHPIDKQPDNEELFDVLRKINS
- a CDS encoding helix-turn-helix transcriptional regulator; this translates as MEFVTIQELARMTGVSTATIRLDIKSGKLPVADQGKRGRGNPTRIRIEDLAAADRAQYRQLARRFLESGTLQPLAEEQEKERFSVNELALRTGLSPQVVRKDIIDGKLKAEGGGRRGSPYYIPAENLANAERIEYRRLAESQRSTGDEMLEKLQSEVCLLKKEVERLKERLQAFESQTVASQTAAASQTNAANGGPELANGDPQIAHSANGKPGRIVEVEIDSVVLPHIFQGYYVSDEKLKRLKTKVQNGEPLDCIQIRRLDDGSYVLRRGIAQYHVARELGLTSLPAYVESSEE
- a CDS encoding glycine/sarcosine/betaine reductase selenoprotein B family protein; this encodes MEMSRKAIPYTPNPLALKDMTIMIVSTAGAHLKEQDPFDTAGDVTYRVIPGDVKAEDFTVTHGAPKEHYNTDEPKKDINCIFPIDRLRELAAEGFIKGVAEKHISMMGYAMRLNQINQETVPAIAKEVTRSKADAVLLTAG
- a CDS encoding cation:proton antiporter — protein: MESTAVLEVHKVFWIIAIVFVTGMFSGKLAQHLKIPDVAIYILAGVLAGPLLHIILLPAESTADQFIVTLGAALILFDGGRAISFQVLKHVWPTILLLAVPGVVITAAVTAAAAMYLLKLPIIYAWLLAAIIASTDPATLIPVFRQVPIDERIKQTVESESAFNDATGSILTFTVLGLAMGTQTFSLADSVAEFFRSALGGVVVGLVAGWLTALFMSETRFGFFREYPAVAYTASAIASYAIADQLHLSGFMATFVSGVILGNHHSLRLPVNDEKLNAVGHFYEGITLMMRMLIFVLLGTQVNFATLAAYLYPGLAVIAVFMLLARPLTVLACTLPDRKAKWKWNEIAFMFWVRETGVIPAALLGILAGTGIAHLDAIAAVTFLAILITIVLQASTTGWVARKLGVLAENQPGPGGSA
- a CDS encoding carbohydrate ABC transporter permease produces the protein MKYIQAIKQNKVAYLFLLPAMLVMLCLVFIPLVQGIYYSLTNIDQYNMGNRFVKASYRFIGLQNYISIFSGEGFAEFSKVFRQTLIWTFVNVFFHFVIGLGLALLLNRHVRGRAIYRTLLLIPWAVPSFVSAFAWRWMFNGQYGFINLMLAKLGLQPIPWLSDPFWAMTAVIITNIWLGFPFMMVTMLGGLQSISKELYEAAYVDGANRIQQFFRITLPQLRPTIFVATLLGVIWTFNMFAVIYLITEGGPYNSTQILVTYAYNKAFSSWQLGEATTYGVIILSMLLAFSFFYTRLLKMEKEQ
- the rpsD gene encoding 30S ribosomal protein S4, with the translated sequence MARRTGAKHKLCRQVGYPLCGLAKCPAHKRPYPPGQHGPTKRAKRSEYGIQLLEKQKLRYIYGVQEKQFRRYYEEAARRKGITGANLFELLETRLDNIAYRLGFARTLDGARQLVTHGHVTVNGKRVNIPSYSVKVGETIGLTEKGRELQVVKESLENRPVLPPYLSFDETTLTGVLTRKPERTEIPVDVNETLIVEFYSR